The sequence GAGCGCACGAAAGTTTGTGGTCGGGCGCCGCCGTGGCCGGCTAGGCTGAGCGCGCTCGCTCTCCGGCGGGCGCTCCCATGGACGGCACCCAGGCACCCTTCGATCGGCTCGGCAGCTACCGCATCGTCCGGCGAATCGCTACGGGAGGAACGAGCGACGTCCTCCTCGCGAAGGCGGAGGGCCCGTTCGGCTTCGAGCGCCAGGTGGTGCTCAAGATCCTGCTGTCGCAGTACCGGGCCGACGACCAGTTCGCGCGAATGTTCGCCCGCGAGGCGGCCGCCTACGCGCGCCTGTCGCACGCCTCGGTCGTGCGCCTCTTCGACTTCTTCTCGCACGGCGACCAGCTCGTCATGGTGCTCGAGTTCGTGGACGGCCTCCCGCTGAACCGCCTGCGCGCGACCCTGAAGGACATGGGCAAGACCCTGCCCGATACGGCGGCGCTCTACGTCGCCAGCCACGTGTTCGAGGCGCTCGCCTCCGCGCACGACTACATCGACCCCTCCGGGAAGGCCGCGCCGGTCATCCACCGCGACGTCAACCCGTCCAATGTGCTGGTCGGGTGGAATGGCGACGTCAAGCTCGCCGATTTCGGCATCGCGCGCGTCACCGGAGTGCGCGCGGACACCCAGAACGGCCTCATCCAGGGCACCTTCGGCTACATGGCGCCCGAGCAGGTGACTGGCGCCGACATTGGCACCCACACCGACGTGTACGCCGCCGGTCTGCTCCTGTGGGAGATGCTGGCCCACAGGAAGGCGATCCAGAGGGGGGTCCTGCCCGAGATCGAGATCCTGCGCGCCATGGCGGATCCGCACCTCGTGTCGCTCGACGTCCTGCGGCCTGATCTCCACGGGCGCGTGCGCGAGGTCGTGGCGCGCACTCTCGAGCCCGACCCCCGGAAGCGGACGATCACCGCGGAGGAGGCCTGGTCACTTCTGCGAGACGTGATCGGGCCCCGCGGCGGCCGCGCCGAGCTCTTCGAGATGGCGAAGCTCATCCACGAGCGAGCGACCGTGAAGGTGCGCTCGGCGGAGCCCGTCGAGCCGCCGCTCTCGGTAGGGGAGCAGGAGGCCTCTCCGCGGCCGCCCACGATCCGCGCGCCCGCGCTCACGGGCGTGACGACCTCCGGCCCGGTGAGCCCCGTCCGTCCGGTCGTCGGCCCGTCCTCCGTCGGCCGGCTCGAGGCGCGCGAAGGACCGCGCCTCGACGAGCTCGACCCGATCGACATCGATAAGCTCTTCGATGGCATCTCGCTCCCCGACGACGAGCCCGAGCCGCCCAGCGGCGGCGACGACGTCACGATCGCGTCTACCGCCCCCCCCACCTTCGACGTGGAGGCGCTCCTCACCGAGTCCCGCAGGGCGGGGGTGGGCTCGCCGGGTGGCGTCCCCGCGGTGCGGGTGGCGACCCCTACGCAGATGAGCGCCGTGCCCGCGCGCCCGCAGATCCGCCCGTCGCGCAAGATGACCGCCATCTCCACGACGGTCGCGGTCGAGCGCCGCGCGTCGCAGGAGCTGACCGCGGTGGCGCGGGTCGAGGTTGAGGCGGGGGCCCAGCGGCACCCCTCGGGAGACACGACCCTCGTCTCACGGGGGCAGTTCCCGCCGCCGGCCGGGCTTCCCCAGGGTCTCACACCGCGGCCGCCCGAGGTCGGCCCCATCAGCGTCTCCATCCCGTCGGTGAAGAGCACGCTCATCATGCCGGTCGCCGACATGAGGACGAGCGCGCCGCCGCCGGAGCCGTCGCCGTCGCCCCTGCCCCCACCCGTGGGCGCCGCGAAAGGGCTGGGCGCGACACCGGCGGGTCCTGCGGTGGCGCCGCGCCCGCCGGTCGGGGCCGCGCCCCCAACCGCGCGAGGCCTGCCCCCTCCGCTCTCGGCCGAGGCCCCGCCGCCCCCGGCGCCACTCGCGTCCGCGAGCGGGTCGGGGCCCGCTGGCGGTACCCCGCCGCCGCCCGCGGCGACGCCCGCACCGCCCCCGGTGGTCAAGACGGCCCCGCTCGCGGCGCTGCCGATGGCCGACACGGCCCCGCTCGCGGCGCTGCCGGTGGCCAACGTGGCCCCGCTCGCGGCGCTGCCGGTGGCCAACGTGGCCCCGCTCGCGGCGCTGCCGATGGCCGACACGGCCCCGCTCGCGGCGCTCCCGGTCGTCGAGGTGCCCGTCGCGCCCCCGCCCGACGTGGCGCCGCGCCCGGCCGAACCGGCCCCCGTCGGGCCCGCGGACGAGCCGCCCGAGGAGGCGCCCATCGCCCCTCCGCCCCCCTTCTTCACGCCGGCGCGCGTGCTCGCGGTCATCCTCGTGACCGCGCTTTCGGCGGCGGGGGGCGTCGCGTACGTCCGGAGCGGCAGCGCGAGGTCGCGCGCCGTCGCCTCGGCGTCAGCGATCCCGTCCACCACCGCCCCGCCGTCGGCGATCCCTTCCGCGAGCGCCCCAGCCTCCGCAGAGCCGTCCGCGAGCAGCTCCAGCGCTGCCCCGGAGGCCTCCGCCTCTGCGCCGCTCGCCCCGTCCGTCGCTCCCTCGGCCTCGACGGCTCCGTCGAGCGTGGCCTCCGCAGCCGTGCCCGCCGCGTCCGCCGAGGCCCCGAAGGCCGCGGTGCCTGCGAACATGTGCCTGCTCAAGACGACCGGCGCGTCCCCGGGCCACCGCGTGTACGTCGACGGGCGGGTCGTGGTGGAGACCCCCGGCGAGGCCCGGGTACCCTGCGGCTCGCGCACCGTTCAGCTCGGCAGCGCGGGAAAGCCACGCACGCTCGACCTGCCCTGCGGCGCGGAGCACTTGGTAAAGTAGGTTTAGTTCCCAGAGTCGAGCAAGCCCGCGTCGCCCACGAGCCCAGGGGCGGGCGAGCCGGTGCCCTGGAAATAGGCCCAGAAGAGGTCCGCCCAGTCGGCGCCGCCCTTCTCGGTGGGGTGGATGCGATCGCCGCCCCGCTTGAGCGGAAGGTTGCTCGAGTCGAAGAACTTGCAGGGCGCCACGTGCTCGCGGATGACCGCGACGATCCCCGTGTCTCCCTTCCACGTGGGCGGCCCGATCCAGTAACACTCACGCGCGCCGATCTTGCGCGCGATCGTCTCCACGAAGGGCGCGAAGACCTGCGGAGAGGGGAGGAACACGTCATTCGCCCCGAGCGTGAGGATCACGATGTCGGGCTTGTGGCGCGCGAGCAGGTTCGGCAGCTTCACGCTGCGGGCGAAGGTCTGGATCGAGAGGCTGACCTCCGTGTGACGCACGAACTTGGCGCCCTCCGCGCGGAACTTCGCCCCGAGCGCGCGGCTCAGGCCCCCGTCGCCGCCCACCATCGAGTCGCCTGCGTGGAGCACGACCTTGCCCGCGAGCCGCGCGAGGCCCGCCTCCGCGGTGCCGGCGTCGCCGGCGTCGGAGCGCGCCACCGAGGCGTCATCGGGGGAGGGGGCTGCGGTCGCCGCTGCCGCCGCGGAGGGCGGCGGGGCGCTGGCCGCGGCTTCGGGCGTCGCGGAGCGCGGCTCGGTCGGTCGCGCTCCGGGCTCGTGGCTCTTCGAGCACGCGCCGAGCGTGCTCGTGGCGAGCACGATCGCGCACAGGCACGCGGCCCGCGCCAGGCGCGTCTGCGCGTCACCGATGTCACCGACCTCCCGCATGAGTCGGGCTTATCTCAGAATGGGCGCGCGTCGTCGAGCGCGTCGTCAAGCGTTCGCGGGCGCCTCAAGGGGACGGATCGGCGCAGCAGCGGAACCCGGTGGAGTAGTCGTGGTAGACGAAGTTGTGGGCCGTGGTCCGGTACCCGCACCCGTCGCCGTTGATGTGCGTGTCTTGGTAGTAGCCGCCCTGGAAGGTGCCGGCCGGGTCGTCCACCCACTCGTGCAGGTTGCCCACCATGTCGAACACGCCGTAGCCGTTCGTGCACCCAGGGTGGGCGCCGGTCTCGGCGAGCGTGCCTTCCACCTGGTTCAGCTTCTCGTCGTTCAGCTGGTTCCAGCCCCAGTTGGGGCTCCCCGCGTGCGGGAACACCACTCCGATGGGGCTGCGCCCATGATCGTTGCAGCGGTGATCTTCCTTCTGGGCGCCGTAGCCCCAGGTCGACTTGTCGGGGCCCATGCAGGCGGTCCGCCACTCTTGAGGCTTGCAGAGGCGCTTGCCGGAGGCCTTGCACGCGTCGCTGGCCTGGCGCGCGCTGATGTGGCCCTGAGGCTTGACGCCAGGGACGCTGAGCGCGCGGGTCTGGAGGCCCTCGACGCCGAGATAGTAGGGGTGCGGGCGGGTCTCGCCGGTGGCCGTCACCTCGACGATGGAGCCCTCGTACCGGTCGACGCAGAAGCGGCCGTTCACGCTCGCCATCCCAGCCGGGCAGCCGCCGCTCTCTCTCTCCCCGCCTTGCGGAGCACCCGCGCCGAGGAGGCCCGCCGGAAACAGCTCGCGGGTGGGCGCCACCCCCAACTTGATGGCCTCCGTCGGCGAGCCGATGCGCGCGTTCAGTGAGGACTGCGAGCGGCCGACCGAGCGATGGATCGCGGTCTGAGTAAACGCGGACGGGTGCTCACCCGCCGACCCCGGAGCCGACTTCGCGCAACCTGCGACGAGCGCGAGCGCCGCCGCGGCGACGACCACGGGCACCGCGACTCGGGCGGAGCGGCGCTGGCGAGGCTGCCAGCGGGACTCGGAGGGCCCTCGCAGGGCGTTCAGGGTTGGGTTCAACGGCGACCTCCTGGACGGCTGGGGTTGGCGCCCGGTATGACCCGGGAGCCCTGCACCGCGAAACAATTTTCGCGACCGGCTAGGGTGTACAGGGCGAGCGCGCCTCGCGGAACCCAAAAACGACCGCGTTCCCTATATATGTGGGAGAGTACGGCACATGGACTTCCAGTGTGCCTGGAACACTCTTTTCTGTAGGTATTTGAAAAGAATAGAAAATTGGGCTGTCACAGGAAGTGACGCGGTGCGACGCACCCACCGGGGCCAGGGGTCACCTTCTCATGGACGGGCACCCTAGCTCTCGGCCCACGCCGATTTGATACGCTCGAGCCGATGCTTCACCGCTTGTACCTCTCGCCTGGCATGTTCGGCTTCGGCCAGCTCGGCGGCTTCGGGTACTTCGCGCACCTGCGCGAGGCGCTCCGCGCCCGCTTCGTCGAGCTCGGCCACGAGGCGGTCGTGCACGTCGTCGACGTCCCGCCGACCGCGTCCATCCGCCGACGCGCCGCGCGGCTCACGGAGGCGGTCGCCGAGAGCGCTCAGGAAGGCGACGCGGTCCACCTGGTCGGCCACTCCACGGGCGGGCTCGACGCCCGGCTGGCCGCGTCGCCCTCGGCGCGCCTGCTCGTCGACGCGCGCGCGCGCGGCTGGTTGCACTCGCTCCGCTCCGTGACGACGCTGAACACCCCGCACTACGGCACCCCGCTCGCCAGCTTCTTCGCCACCAAGAGCGGCCAGCAGATGCTCTACGCGGTGAGCGCGTTCACTTTCGTGGCGCTCACGCTCTCGGCGCCCCCGCTCACCCTCGCCAGCGCGCTGGTGCTCGCCGTCGGCCGCGTCGATCAGGCCGTCGGGGTCGAGCTGCGAGTGCTCGAGCGCCTCACCGAGCGGCTGCTCGGCGTGCTCGAGCCGGCGAGGAGCCGCGAGGTGCGGGCCTACCTCGACGCCATTCAGGCGGACCAGGGCGCGGTGATCCAGCTCACCCCCGAGGCGATGGACCTCTTCCAGGCGGGCGTCGAGGACCGCCCCGGCGTGCGCTACCAGTGCGCCGTCGCCGCCGCGCCGGCCCCCGAGGCGTTCGGCGTCGCGAGGCACCTCCTGTCGCCCTGGCGCCTCGTCTCCCACGGGCTCTTCACGACGCTCTACGGTCTCACCGCGCGCTTCGACGATCGCTACCCGTGCGCCGCGCCAGCGCTCACCCTCGAGGCGGAGCGGCAGCTCGTGAGCGCGCTCGGTCGGTTGCCCGGCGCGCGCAGCAACGACGGCGTCGTCCCGGTGCTCTCGCAAATCTGGGGCGAGCTGGTCTGGGCGGGCGCCGCCGACCACCTCGACGTCCTCGGGCACTTCCGGGGGCCGACCCGCGGCGAGCGCGGGCAGGGAGGGCACTCCGACTGGCTCGCGTGCGGCGCGGAGTTTGACGAGCGCGCCTTTCGGGGCCTCGTCGCCGCGGTGGTCGCCGGGATGCTCCGTCCTGCCGACGGCTGAGCGCGGCGCCACTTGGTAAGGGATCTTGACTGAGCGGCTCTCGACACGCTGTGGCGCCTGCGTGCGCGTCGAAGCCATGTCGTGTATAGATAAGACCTATGAGTCCAAGGTCTTTGCTCCTCGCCGTGGTGGTCGTGGGCTGTTCGCCGGCAGCGTCGCCTCTCGCGGGGGAGCCCCGCGCCCCGTCTCTGCCCGAGCCCACCGCGGTGCAGATCCCGCCGCCGAGCGCGACGTCCCCGCCTCCGGCCTCTCCCCCGCCTCTCCCCCGCCTCTCCGTCGCTCCCGACGACGCCGGCGTGGCGACTCTCCCCGCCCGCAGGGTCGTCGTCCCCGACGGGAAGTGCTCGGGTCGCGCGCTCGGGCTCGGCGACGTGCTGAAGGAGTGCGCCTGTCGCACCGACGGGGCGCTGGAGGGCGCGGGCTCGCCGGCTTGCCCGGGGACGCCGCAGGGACAGGGCGCTCGGGTCGAGGGGCTCGTCGTGACGCTCGAGCTCGACGAGCCGAAGGTCAAGGCCGGGGGGCTCGTGCGAGGCACGGTCCACTTCCGGAACGCGAGCGCCGACGCGCTGCCGCTCCACTTCATGCGCGACAGCGCCATCGAGTTGGTCGTTCTCAGGGAGACGGGCGCCGAGATCCCCGTCGAAGGAAAGGGCGACTGCGTGGCCACTCTGAGCATGGCCCACCTCGCGGGAGTCACGCTCGCGCCGGGGGGCGAGGTGGTCGTGAAGGCCGTGACCCCGGCCACGCGGAGGAGGTATCGCCCCGGGTCGTGCGACACGGTCGCGGGGAGTCGCCTCACCCCTGGGCGGTACTCCGTGGGTATCTCGAACAGTCCCCTCTACGCCCGGGCGCAGCCCAAGCCGGTGGCCGTGGAGGTCGTGAAGTAGCCAAACTGGGCACGAGCAGACAGATGGAGTCGCCGCGGATGGGTGTGCTACATAGCCTGAAGCGAGCGATGAGACGCGTCGCGGAGGGGTGATCGACATGAAATCATTGGGTGTCGTTGGAACGTTGGGCGTGGGGTTCCTCGGGCTGGCCATGGCCGTGGGCGTCGGAGGGCTCGGGGGTGCGGGGTGCTCCGGGGCGCCGGCCTACGACGACTTCGCCTCGACCCTCGCGTCGACGTACTGCGACGCGCTCGAGGGGTGCTGCGAGGCGGCCAAGTTCGAATACGACGAGCAGTCGTGTGTGCCGCAAGTGACGGCGGAGGTTCAGCGCACCGCGGACGTCGTCAAGCGCGGCAAGGTGATCTACGACAAGACCGCGGCGGACGCCTGCGTGGAGGCCTACAAGGCGCGGGCTCTGCTCTGCGTCGAGGACGCAGGCGCGACCCCCGCGAGCGGCTTCGAGCCTTACGTCGAGGCCTGCGCGAAGGTCTTCAAGGGGACTGTGAGCCCGGGCGGCGAGTGCACCGAGAGCGCCGAGTGTCAGGCCGACTTCCCGCGCGAGATCGGCGCGTGCTCGACCGACAACCGACCCAGCGCCGACCGCACCAAGAAGGTCTGCTACAAGCAGGTCCGCGTCGGGCCCGGTGAGGTCTGCGCGACCTCCCAGACCGCGCCGTCGCCGGACCAATTCGAGATCAAGAGTTGCGATCCTGCCACGGGGTATTGCGACGGCGCTGGCGGCGCCGACACGACGCGGAAGTGTCGCGCGTACGCGAAGGCGGGCGAGGACTGCTTCACCCCGCCGTCCACGATCGTCCAGTGCGACGTCCGCGGCGGGCTGTCGTGCGATCCGACGTCGCGTAAGTGCATCGCGCTTCCGCCGGTTGGCCAGCCGTGCACTGCGGGCCAGCAGTGCGCCAAGGGCGCCTATTGCCTCCGCGCGACGACCCCAGGTGGGGCGAGCACCTGCACCGCGCAGAAGGGGGACGGCTCCGACTGTGACTCCTCGGCGGAGTGCCTCTCTTCTTCGTGCGAGAGCCCGCCGACCACGGGCGGCGACGGCGGGCGCCCCAAGGGCAAGTGTGGTGTCGCGACGGACAACACGGCCAACCCGTTCGAGGTAAGCCCTCGCTCGTGTGGGTTCGGACCCGCTGCCCGAGGTCCGGTCGACGGTGGAGTCCAGCCCATCCAGACGCAGTCGATCCTTCGACCGCTGAGGTAGGCGCGCCTCGGGCCTGAATACGAGGCAGCGAGAGACGCTGGGCCTCGCGCGCTCGCGGGAGCCACACTGCCCTGAACCCCTGAGCCCCGAGAGCGACGCCACCACCGCCAACTGGCGGATTCCCGCAGGGCGCCGCGCCTTCGAGCCGAGACCGGCGGCCCTCCCGAGCTCGAGATGAATCCTCGGATTCGAAACCTCGAATTCGTGCGTTCCTCGCATCCATTGCGAGCGCGCGAGGGAGCGTGTACGCTGCCTCAGCGGAAGGAGGGGAGCCGCCACGGAGCTGCCCGCCCACCGAGCAACGGAGGCGAGTCATGGCGAGTGGGCGTGGACACGTGAGCTCCACGATGGGGTCGTGGGCGCTCCGAGCGCAGAGTCGCGTTATGCCGCTTTCGACCCTCCGAGACTGGCGCGGATGAGCCACGCGCCCGCTTCCACGCGCCTCCCGAGCCGAGGCCTCGGCTACGAGCACCTCTGCGCCTTCGTGTTCCAGTCATTCAAGGGCCTCCTGCCGTATGACCGCGTCGCGCTCGGCCTCTTCGAAGATGGTGGCGAGACCCTCTGGCTCGCGGGCGCCTCCGGGGACGACACCGACCCGCCGTGGCTCCGGTCGCGCCGAGGCAGCATCGCCGGCGGCACCCTGCGGGCCGTGGTCGCCATGGGTCAGCCCCGGATCATCAACGACCTCGCCGACTACTGCCGCAGTCGCCCGAACGGGTCGGCGACTCCCGTGCTGGTCAAGCACGGATACGCCGCCTCGCTCACCGCGCCGCTCCGCCACCACGACCAGGACCTCGGGCTGCTCTTCTTCAACAGCCGAGCTCCCCACGTCTACCAGAGCGAGCACGCCGAGACCATCCGTCGAATCGCCCGCGCGGTCGCCGCGATCGTCGCGGAAATCGGGAGAAACGGGGACACCGACGAGACCTGGGCGAGCGTGCTTGGTTCGTCGCTGAGGTCGCTCGCGCTCGCGGCGCACCAGGTGCACGAGGAGGAGCTCCTCATCGCGCGAGTCGCCGATCTCGTGCACCGCGGTACCACGCTCGGCGAGGTGCTCGACGCGGTGTACTCGTCGTTCTCCGCCCTGCTCCCGTTCGACCGCATCGGGTTCGCTCACATCGATTTGCCCACCGGCGACGTGGCCGCGAAGTGGGCGCGCTCCAACGGTCACATTCGGCTCGGACACGGTTTCGCCCAGTCCATTCATGCCACGTCGCTCGGCGGGGTGCTGAAGAGCGCGGCGCCGCGGATCATGAACGACCTCGTGGCCTACGTCGCGCAGAACCCCGACTCGGTGGCGACGCGACTCGTCGTCGCCGAAGGGATGCGCTCCAGCCTGACCTACCTCGTGGGCGACGCGAAGCAGCCGATCGGCTTTCTGTTCTTCAATAGCCGCGCGGTGGGCGCTTACGAGCTCGACCACGTCAGTCGACTACGCAAGATCACCGGTCGTCTCACGCGAGCGTTCGAGCGCGCCATCCTGTTCGACCGCATTCGCCGGGCGCACGGTCGCACTCAGGAATTGCTCGACCTGCTCGTGCCGCCGCCCGTCGCCCGACGCCTGGAGGCCGGCGAGACCCAGGTCATCGAGGAGCTGCAGGCGACTGTGCTGCTGTTCGACCTCGTCGACTTCTCGACGTGGTCTGTGAAGCTGCCACCGCTCGAGCTGTTCCGGAAGATGTCCACCCTCTTCGCGTCTTTCGATGCACAAGCGAAGACGGAAGGGGTCTATCGCATCCGCACCATGGGGGACGGCTACTTCGCCGTAGCCGGCGTCCACCCGCGCCGCCCCGACCACGCGGACGCCGCGGCGCGCCTCGCGTTCGCGCTCATGCGAGCCGTGGAGGCGGAGTCGAGGCCGGATGGGCGCGCAATGACCGCGAGGATTGGCCTGCACAGCGGCCCCGTCGTCGCGGGCGTGCGGGGGGGGGACGATCTCCAATACGAGGTGTGGGGGCCGACGGTGACGATCGCCGCGCGAATGGAAACGTCCTCCGAGCCCGGACGGATCCAGATCTCCGAGGCCACCGCCGCGCTCCTCGGCGGCCGGCTGCCCGTCGAGCTCCGTGGCTCGCTAGAGCTCAAGGGCATAGGCACCTACCAGACCTACTGGCTGGAGGAGCCAGTC is a genomic window of Myxococcales bacterium containing:
- a CDS encoding serine/threonine protein kinase, whose amino-acid sequence is MDGTQAPFDRLGSYRIVRRIATGGTSDVLLAKAEGPFGFERQVVLKILLSQYRADDQFARMFAREAAAYARLSHASVVRLFDFFSHGDQLVMVLEFVDGLPLNRLRATLKDMGKTLPDTAALYVASHVFEALASAHDYIDPSGKAAPVIHRDVNPSNVLVGWNGDVKLADFGIARVTGVRADTQNGLIQGTFGYMAPEQVTGADIGTHTDVYAAGLLLWEMLAHRKAIQRGVLPEIEILRAMADPHLVSLDVLRPDLHGRVREVVARTLEPDPRKRTITAEEAWSLLRDVIGPRGGRAELFEMAKLIHERATVKVRSAEPVEPPLSVGEQEASPRPPTIRAPALTGVTTSGPVSPVRPVVGPSSVGRLEAREGPRLDELDPIDIDKLFDGISLPDDEPEPPSGGDDVTIASTAPPTFDVEALLTESRRAGVGSPGGVPAVRVATPTQMSAVPARPQIRPSRKMTAISTTVAVERRASQELTAVARVEVEAGAQRHPSGDTTLVSRGQFPPPAGLPQGLTPRPPEVGPISVSIPSVKSTLIMPVADMRTSAPPPEPSPSPLPPPVGAAKGLGATPAGPAVAPRPPVGAAPPTARGLPPPLSAEAPPPPAPLASASGSGPAGGTPPPPAATPAPPPVVKTAPLAALPMADTAPLAALPVANVAPLAALPVANVAPLAALPMADTAPLAALPVVEVPVAPPPDVAPRPAEPAPVGPADEPPEEAPIAPPPPFFTPARVLAVILVTALSAAGGVAYVRSGSARSRAVASASAIPSTTAPPSAIPSASAPASAEPSASSSSAAPEASASAPLAPSVAPSASTAPSSVASAAVPAASAEAPKAAVPANMCLLKTTGASPGHRVYVDGRVVVETPGEARVPCGSRTVQLGSAGKPRTLDLPCGAEHLVK
- a CDS encoding SGNH/GDSL hydrolase family protein; its protein translation is MREVGDIGDAQTRLARAACLCAIVLATSTLGACSKSHEPGARPTEPRSATPEAAASAPPPSAAAAATAAPSPDDASVARSDAGDAGTAEAGLARLAGKVVLHAGDSMVGGDGGLSRALGAKFRAEGAKFVRHTEVSLSIQTFARSVKLPNLLARHKPDIVILTLGANDVFLPSPQVFAPFVETIARKIGARECYWIGPPTWKGDTGIVAVIREHVAPCKFFDSSNLPLKRGGDRIHPTEKGGADWADLFWAYFQGTGSPAPGLVGDAGLLDSGN
- a CDS encoding SUMF1/EgtB/PvdO family nonheme iron enzyme — translated: MNPTLNALRGPSESRWQPRQRRSARVAVPVVVAAAALALVAGCAKSAPGSAGEHPSAFTQTAIHRSVGRSQSSLNARIGSPTEAIKLGVAPTRELFPAGLLGAGAPQGGERESGGCPAGMASVNGRFCVDRYEGSIVEVTATGETRPHPYYLGVEGLQTRALSVPGVKPQGHISARQASDACKASGKRLCKPQEWRTACMGPDKSTWGYGAQKEDHRCNDHGRSPIGVVFPHAGSPNWGWNQLNDEKLNQVEGTLAETGAHPGCTNGYGVFDMVGNLHEWVDDPAGTFQGGYYQDTHINGDGCGYRTTAHNFVYHDYSTGFRCCADPSP
- a CDS encoding GAF domain-containing protein, with the protein product MSHAPASTRLPSRGLGYEHLCAFVFQSFKGLLPYDRVALGLFEDGGETLWLAGASGDDTDPPWLRSRRGSIAGGTLRAVVAMGQPRIINDLADYCRSRPNGSATPVLVKHGYAASLTAPLRHHDQDLGLLFFNSRAPHVYQSEHAETIRRIARAVAAIVAEIGRNGDTDETWASVLGSSLRSLALAAHQVHEEELLIARVADLVHRGTTLGEVLDAVYSSFSALLPFDRIGFAHIDLPTGDVAAKWARSNGHIRLGHGFAQSIHATSLGGVLKSAAPRIMNDLVAYVAQNPDSVATRLVVAEGMRSSLTYLVGDAKQPIGFLFFNSRAVGAYELDHVSRLRKITGRLTRAFERAILFDRIRRAHGRTQELLDLLVPPPVARRLEAGETQVIEELQATVLLFDLVDFSTWSVKLPPLELFRKMSTLFASFDAQAKTEGVYRIRTMGDGYFAVAGVHPRRPDHADAAARLAFALMRAVEAESRPDGRAMTARIGLHSGPVVAGVRGGDDLQYEVWGPTVTIAARMETSSEPGRIQISEATAALLGGRLPVELRGSLELKGIGTYQTYWLEEPVATAPAPSVNESVGSDGPPGDGDRV